A genomic window from Flavobacterium johnsoniae includes:
- a CDS encoding glycoside hydrolase family 43 protein: MKKILFGFLMLTSLHSFAQNNPIFKGWYADPEGIIFDKTYWVFPTYSAPFDDQVFFDAFSSPDLVNWTKHPRILDTTAVKWAKRAMWAPSIIKNKNKYFLFFGANDIHEGEKGGIGVAVASKPEGPYKDYLGKPLVDKIINGAQPIDQFVFKDKDGQHYLIYGGWRHCNIAKLKSDFTGFIPFEDKTIFKEMTPDNYTEGPFMFIKNNKYYFMWSEGDWGGPDYCVAYGIADSPMGPFKRIGKVLESDPKIARAAGHHSVIKVPNKEQYYIVYHRRPLTETVMHSRETCIEEMFFDEKGFIKPVVLTNEGVKANPLK; the protein is encoded by the coding sequence ATGAAAAAGATTCTCTTCGGTTTTCTGATGCTTACTTCGCTGCATTCATTTGCACAAAATAATCCAATTTTTAAAGGCTGGTATGCAGATCCCGAAGGCATTATTTTCGATAAAACATATTGGGTTTTTCCAACTTATTCGGCACCTTTTGATGATCAGGTTTTCTTCGATGCTTTTTCTTCGCCAGATTTGGTAAATTGGACAAAGCATCCAAGAATTTTAGATACAACGGCTGTAAAATGGGCAAAACGAGCTATGTGGGCGCCGTCTATCATTAAAAATAAAAACAAATATTTCCTGTTTTTTGGTGCGAATGATATTCATGAAGGAGAAAAAGGCGGAATTGGAGTTGCCGTAGCTTCAAAACCAGAAGGGCCTTATAAAGATTATTTAGGAAAACCTTTGGTTGATAAAATTATTAATGGTGCTCAGCCAATTGATCAATTTGTTTTTAAAGACAAAGACGGTCAGCATTATTTAATTTATGGCGGTTGGAGACATTGCAATATCGCTAAATTGAAATCTGATTTTACTGGTTTTATTCCTTTTGAAGATAAAACGATTTTCAAAGAAATGACGCCTGATAATTATACAGAAGGTCCTTTTATGTTTATCAAAAACAATAAATATTATTTTATGTGGTCTGAAGGCGATTGGGGCGGGCCGGATTATTGTGTGGCATATGGAATTGCAGATTCGCCAATGGGACCCTTTAAAAGAATTGGAAAAGTTTTAGAATCTGATCCGAAAATTGCGCGTGCCGCTGGACATCATTCTGTTATAAAAGTGCCGAATAAAGAGCAATATTATATTGTGTATCACAGAAGACCATTGACAGAAACAGTTATGCATTCGAGAGAAACTTGCATCGAAGAAATGTTTTTTGATGAAAAAGGTTTTATTAAACCGGTTGTTTTAACTAATGAAGGTGTAAAAGCTAATCCGTTAAAATAA
- a CDS encoding DUF2024 family protein, translating into MKIAVWDTYVTRKDGKIMHFDILVDENVNDAEQVYEYGKIYLKSVNQEGQALSSKECRFCHIDKAPIEVENQVRANGFSIIEMENCN; encoded by the coding sequence ATGAAAATAGCAGTTTGGGATACTTACGTAACCCGCAAAGACGGAAAAATTATGCATTTTGATATTTTGGTAGACGAAAATGTGAACGATGCAGAACAAGTGTATGAATACGGTAAAATTTACCTAAAAAGTGTAAATCAAGAAGGACAAGCTTTATCTTCTAAAGAATGTCGTTTCTGTCACATTGATAAAGCTCCAATTGAAGTCGAAAATCAAGTTCGGGCAAATGGTTTTTCTATTATTGAAATGGAAAATTGTAATTAA
- a CDS encoding AAA family ATPase, giving the protein MNLNDLTVIDNEKIALDDLFFSEENKAALLQIIKEHQYIEELKKYNLKVDNKILLHGSSGCGKTTTAKAIANTLNKKIIIVNLSTVIDARIGETSKNLKAIFDKAIRERAVLFLDEFDQIGKSRDSDDKDVGEMRRLVNTIIQLFDYFPTDSLVICATNHYEIIDSALLRRFQLRLKYEMPSESHLDIYYDKILSEFPKQFQNTERRYAISYAEALDYIHTSMKKQIIASLDIQQ; this is encoded by the coding sequence ATGAACCTGAATGATCTTACCGTAATTGATAACGAAAAAATTGCTTTAGACGATTTATTTTTTAGTGAAGAAAATAAAGCAGCCTTACTTCAAATTATCAAAGAACATCAATATATTGAAGAATTAAAAAAGTACAATCTTAAAGTAGATAATAAAATTTTACTGCACGGAAGTTCTGGATGCGGTAAAACGACAACGGCAAAAGCGATTGCGAATACTTTAAACAAAAAAATTATCATCGTAAACCTCAGCACGGTTATTGACGCGCGAATTGGTGAGACTTCTAAAAACTTAAAAGCTATTTTTGATAAAGCAATTCGCGAAAGAGCAGTTTTGTTTTTAGATGAATTTGATCAAATTGGCAAAAGCCGCGACAGCGACGATAAAGATGTGGGGGAAATGAGACGTTTGGTTAATACTATTATTCAGCTTTTTGATTATTTCCCAACAGATAGTTTAGTAATCTGCGCAACAAATCATTATGAGATAATTGACAGCGCTTTATTAAGAAGATTTCAGCTTCGTTTAAAATACGAAATGCCTTCTGAAAGTCATTTGGATATTTATTACGATAAAATTTTAAGTGAATTCCCAAAACAATTTCAAAATACCGAAAGACGTTATGCTATTTCATACGCCGAAGCTTTAGATTATATTCATACTTCTATGAAAAAACAGATTATCGCTTCTTTAGATATTCAACAATAA
- a CDS encoding PLP-dependent aminotransferase family protein — MLRPWPLEIQLDKKSDKAIYLQIADAVIDAVKTGKLVSGNALPGSRQLAQLLKVNRNTVVEALDVLTAEGWLETFDRKGTFVTNSLPKIDHSLENKKEQKTSTEEQKSFLVFDDGLPDSRLAPMNDLARAYRELFSRKSRWQIMGYSSELGNLEFRKSIAQMLNFKRGMSISHDQICITRGSQMAMYLASHCILKSGDFVLIENPGYKPAWETFENSGAKLLPIDVESDGLNIDQVEEYLQTHQNIKAIYVTPHHQFPTTVTLSLKKRLKLIELSNQYNFTIIEDDYDNEFHFGQRPILPISSYLALKNYVYIGSFSKVVAPALRIGYLVSSQENIQKIGNHRKIIDVQGDNIMEEAILNLINEGKIKRHLKKANLIYKSKRDFFESILNQHLKDKISFSKPEGGLAFWIVPKAEIDVLDVFEKLKSQGIQIMSPDRFSFDKTIKGFRLGYASLSEKQIEEGIKALAKFL; from the coding sequence ATGCTTCGTCCTTGGCCATTAGAAATTCAGCTTGACAAAAAATCAGACAAAGCGATTTATCTTCAAATCGCTGATGCAGTTATCGATGCGGTAAAAACAGGAAAATTAGTAAGCGGAAATGCGCTTCCGGGAAGCAGGCAGTTGGCACAATTATTAAAAGTAAATCGCAACACAGTTGTGGAAGCTTTGGATGTTTTAACTGCCGAAGGATGGCTTGAAACTTTTGATAGAAAAGGCACTTTTGTAACGAATTCACTTCCGAAAATCGATCATTCATTAGAGAATAAAAAAGAGCAAAAAACTTCAACTGAAGAACAAAAGAGTTTTTTAGTTTTTGATGATGGACTTCCAGACAGTCGATTGGCGCCAATGAATGATTTGGCAAGAGCTTATCGCGAATTGTTTAGCCGAAAATCGCGTTGGCAAATTATGGGTTACAGCAGCGAATTGGGAAATTTGGAATTTAGAAAATCGATTGCTCAAATGCTCAATTTTAAACGTGGCATGAGTATTTCTCACGATCAAATCTGCATAACACGCGGAAGCCAAATGGCGATGTATTTGGCTTCGCATTGCATTCTGAAATCTGGTGATTTTGTTTTGATTGAAAATCCTGGCTATAAACCTGCTTGGGAAACTTTTGAAAATTCTGGCGCAAAATTGCTTCCAATCGATGTAGAATCAGACGGATTGAATATCGATCAAGTCGAAGAATATTTGCAAACTCATCAAAACATAAAGGCAATTTATGTTACGCCTCATCATCAATTTCCGACTACGGTAACATTGTCTTTAAAAAAGAGATTAAAACTAATTGAACTTTCAAATCAATATAACTTTACGATTATTGAAGACGATTATGATAATGAATTTCATTTTGGTCAACGTCCGATTCTTCCCATTTCGAGTTATTTGGCTTTAAAAAACTATGTTTATATTGGCAGTTTTAGTAAAGTTGTTGCGCCCGCGCTGCGTATTGGTTATTTAGTTAGTTCTCAAGAAAATATCCAGAAAATCGGAAATCACAGAAAAATAATTGATGTTCAGGGCGATAATATTATGGAAGAAGCGATTTTAAACCTCATCAATGAAGGAAAAATAAAACGTCATCTTAAAAAAGCTAATTTGATTTATAAAAGTAAAAGAGATTTTTTTGAAAGCATTTTAAATCAACATCTTAAAGACAAAATAAGCTTTTCAAAACCCGAAGGCGGACTTGCTTTTTGGATTGTTCCAAAAGCTGAAATTGATGTTTTGGATGTTTTTGAAAAACTAAAATCGCAAGGCATTCAGATTATGAGTCCAGATCGATTTAGTTTTGATAAAACAATTAAAGGTTTCCGTTTAGGATACGCTTCACTTTCCGAAAAGCAAATCGAGGAAGGAATTAAGGCGCTTGCTAAATTTTTGTAA
- a CDS encoding RagB/SusD family nutrient uptake outer membrane protein gives MKKYLYKISFLFLVSLSVVGCSDFLDVVPQDKILESQLYNSEAGVQNVHNGLYLQLAANNLYGKQLTMDAVEILAQQYNMNSSHSKYTMTTYAYAEKTPKETFTGIWETAFTTILSANKFLESIDEHAGVISSDKADLLKGEAIAIRAMLHFDMLRLYGPIYKVAPADPGIPYYDKYAPTNNPILPAKDVITKILADLDQALVLLANDPVLTNGKYATSGAFGGNPYYAANRGNRMNYLAVKCLKARVLLYSDNKTAASVVANEVINFTKSNTLFPWTTFLDATNSADPDRIFSSENFFALSDYTLYTKQKDLFDSSLADSKIYSPLLTRINAVFESNDNDYRSLPSWKIPIVGGKTQKTFFKYEDVNDKTKLFRLQIPMFKLSEMYLIAAETSTVPATGISYLNTLRFNRGLTNLAATAVLATEVTKEYRKEFIGEGQLFFYYKRINSTTIPNGSAASGNLTMSAVQYVVPLPDSEINYQ, from the coding sequence ATGAAAAAGTATTTATATAAAATTTCATTCCTTTTTCTAGTATCTCTTTCAGTTGTGGGCTGTAGTGATTTTCTAGATGTGGTACCTCAGGATAAAATCTTAGAATCGCAATTGTATAATTCGGAGGCAGGAGTTCAGAATGTGCATAACGGACTTTATCTGCAATTGGCGGCTAATAATCTTTATGGAAAACAGCTAACAATGGACGCAGTTGAGATTTTGGCACAGCAGTATAATATGAATTCAAGTCATTCAAAATATACAATGACGACATATGCTTATGCAGAAAAAACGCCTAAAGAAACTTTTACAGGTATTTGGGAAACGGCTTTTACAACAATTTTATCAGCTAATAAATTTCTAGAAAGTATAGATGAACACGCTGGGGTAATTTCGAGCGACAAAGCCGATTTGTTAAAAGGAGAAGCAATTGCAATTCGCGCTATGCTTCATTTTGATATGCTACGTCTTTATGGGCCAATCTATAAAGTAGCTCCTGCTGATCCAGGAATACCTTATTATGATAAATATGCGCCAACCAATAATCCGATTCTTCCGGCTAAAGATGTAATTACAAAAATACTTGCCGATTTGGATCAGGCGTTAGTTCTGCTAGCAAATGACCCTGTTTTGACTAATGGAAAATATGCAACTTCAGGAGCTTTTGGAGGTAATCCGTATTATGCTGCAAACAGAGGAAATAGAATGAATTATTTGGCTGTAAAATGTTTAAAGGCACGTGTTCTTTTGTATTCTGATAATAAAACTGCTGCTTCGGTTGTAGCAAATGAAGTAATAAATTTTACAAAATCGAATACGCTTTTTCCTTGGACAACTTTTTTAGATGCAACGAATTCGGCAGATCCTGACCGTATTTTTTCTTCAGAAAATTTCTTTGCATTAAGCGATTATACTTTATACACCAAACAAAAAGATTTGTTCGATTCTAGTTTGGCAGATAGTAAAATATATTCTCCATTATTGACAAGAATCAATGCTGTTTTTGAATCGAATGATAACGATTACAGAAGTCTTCCAAGTTGGAAAATTCCAATTGTAGGAGGAAAAACCCAAAAAACATTCTTTAAATATGAAGATGTTAACGACAAAACTAAACTGTTTCGTCTACAGATTCCGATGTTTAAGCTTTCGGAAATGTATTTAATCGCAGCCGAAACTTCAACTGTTCCGGCAACTGGAATTTCGTACTTAAATACGCTTCGTTTTAATAGAGGTCTTACCAATTTAGCCGCAACAGCAGTTTTAGCAACTGAGGTTACAAAAGAATACAGAAAAGAATTTATCGGAGAAGGGCAGTTGTTTTTCTATTACAAAAGAATCAATTCTACCACTATTCCAAATGGTTCGGCTGCATCAGGAAACTTGACAATGAGTGCTGTTCAATATGTGGTGCCACTTCCAGATTCTGAAATTAATTATCAATAA
- a CDS encoding SusC/RagA family TonB-linked outer membrane protein — MRTFIFLFCTTIFGFSPVNLFSQNSKVVITADKTVTVDEVFDIITKQTNYTFIYQEDLFKKLPKVHLKKGKIKVNELLEASFSNKDFDFSFSNGNTIVVKERAAEKVVVLQSKIIEIKGTVTNEAKEPLPGVNIKVRGTNAAVQTDFDGKYTISAPEDGQVLFTYIGHKAQIVEVNKRKVINVTLIQETKQLEGVVVNTGVTVRKKELITGAVTVFKGEELRQISTQNAVQALKSLDPSFIVVNNNLVGSNPNILPTIEVRGQTSLTANQVDSQFKDDPNQPLFILDGFPTTLQQVVDLDINRIASITLLKDAASTALYGSRSANGVVVIETTKPIPGKLQFSYVYNSSYELADLSVYNLMNSEQKLEFERLSGVYTTTNPASEYDFKVQKEYQRRLAAVRSGVNTYWLNEPIQMGITSGHSLNFGGGSDEFRFNIAGNYKKVTGTMKGTEHNTWGYNTSLTYRKDKWNINNQTFVSGGDNQESPYGSFETWAKVSPYYPKHNEYGVITRYLDGSSLPLEDKNIVVNQAPNPLYNVFLGSYNKSNIFNFTNNFAINYDVNAHLKTTGAISVSRNSTIATVFISPDDTRYITDIATEKGSYYRNEAITDKWNANLGATYSNVFRDVHSFNYTVRASALETQNNAFGTTLRGFPLGVEGNPAFAFGYQPNGKPRVYTQLVRSVDLTNQINYAYDRKYLFDFTHTISGATNFGTNKKYSPYWGVGFGWNINNEFKMNENIVNILKLRGNIGQTGNQNLVGFASFDVYSYNINTNVFGPGLAVSQLANPNLEAQRTKDLSVGLDLAMFRNRLTATLGAYRRKTSPQIVAIDLAASTGVNAYPLNVGYLTTEGVEWKLNYNFIYDLQKNFIWGVGIMGASGDNKLGGFNNALSSLNEAAQKTSSLTRYYDGASSNDLWAVPSLGIDPATGREVFLKKNGQSTFTLDKSDEVVMGNSREIATGVVSTNVTYKGFSFGLFVRYSFGAERFNSALYNKVENISKDNIFDNQDARAFTDRWTTPGQIAQFKAIGLTNSTPISSRFIQKDDYIAGESIRLGYRVTDRAWLKRAGLTGLGFNAIANEFFQVSTIKAERGIDYPFSRIYSLNLNLSF; from the coding sequence ATGAGAACTTTTATCTTCTTGTTTTGTACTACAATTTTTGGTTTTTCTCCCGTAAATCTATTTTCACAGAACTCAAAAGTTGTAATTACGGCTGATAAAACAGTAACTGTTGACGAAGTTTTTGATATCATCACAAAACAAACCAACTACACTTTTATTTATCAGGAAGATTTATTTAAAAAATTACCTAAAGTACATTTAAAAAAAGGAAAAATTAAAGTGAATGAATTATTAGAAGCCAGTTTTTCTAATAAAGATTTTGATTTTAGTTTTTCTAATGGAAATACAATTGTTGTAAAAGAAAGAGCTGCAGAAAAAGTAGTGGTTTTACAATCTAAAATTATTGAAATTAAAGGTACTGTAACCAACGAAGCCAAAGAGCCGCTTCCTGGCGTTAACATAAAAGTGCGAGGAACCAATGCAGCGGTACAAACCGATTTTGATGGGAAATATACAATTAGCGCACCAGAAGACGGTCAAGTTTTGTTTACTTACATTGGACATAAAGCACAGATTGTTGAAGTAAACAAAAGAAAAGTAATAAATGTTACTTTAATACAAGAAACCAAACAGCTTGAAGGAGTTGTTGTAAATACGGGGGTTACAGTTCGTAAAAAAGAATTGATTACTGGAGCAGTAACGGTTTTTAAAGGCGAAGAGCTAAGACAGATTTCTACGCAAAATGCTGTTCAGGCTTTAAAATCATTAGATCCTTCTTTTATTGTGGTTAATAATAATTTAGTAGGTTCTAACCCAAATATTCTGCCAACAATTGAGGTGAGAGGACAGACGAGCTTAACAGCAAATCAGGTTGATAGCCAGTTTAAAGACGATCCGAATCAGCCGTTATTTATTCTAGACGGATTTCCAACGACTTTGCAGCAAGTTGTCGATTTAGATATTAATAGAATTGCAAGTATTACTTTGTTGAAAGACGCAGCTTCAACTGCATTATATGGTTCTCGCTCTGCAAATGGAGTTGTAGTAATCGAAACCACTAAACCAATTCCGGGGAAATTACAATTCTCTTATGTTTATAATTCTTCTTACGAATTGGCAGATTTAAGTGTTTATAATTTAATGAATTCCGAGCAAAAACTAGAATTCGAAAGACTTTCTGGAGTTTATACTACAACAAATCCTGCTTCTGAGTACGATTTTAAAGTTCAAAAAGAATATCAAAGACGTTTGGCAGCGGTTCGCAGTGGTGTAAATACGTATTGGTTAAATGAACCAATCCAAATGGGAATTACCTCTGGGCATAGTTTGAATTTTGGCGGCGGAAGTGACGAATTTAGATTCAATATCGCTGGAAATTATAAAAAGGTCACAGGTACTATGAAAGGAACAGAACATAATACTTGGGGATATAATACTTCACTAACTTACCGAAAAGATAAATGGAATATTAACAACCAGACTTTTGTTTCGGGGGGAGATAATCAAGAATCGCCTTATGGTTCTTTCGAAACTTGGGCAAAAGTAAGTCCGTATTACCCGAAGCATAATGAATATGGAGTTATAACCCGCTATTTGGATGGTTCTTCATTGCCGTTGGAAGATAAAAATATAGTGGTAAATCAGGCTCCAAACCCGTTGTACAATGTTTTCTTGGGAAGTTATAACAAATCAAATATTTTCAATTTCACCAATAACTTTGCTATTAATTATGATGTAAATGCGCATCTTAAAACAACTGGAGCAATATCAGTATCTAGAAACAGTACAATTGCAACTGTTTTTATATCACCAGACGACACCAGATATATTACGGACATTGCAACTGAAAAAGGTTCATATTATAGAAATGAGGCAATTACTGATAAATGGAATGCTAATCTTGGCGCAACCTATTCTAATGTTTTTAGAGATGTGCATTCTTTCAATTATACGGTTAGAGCTTCGGCATTAGAAACTCAAAATAATGCTTTTGGAACTACTTTAAGAGGATTTCCATTAGGTGTTGAAGGAAACCCAGCATTTGCTTTTGGATACCAGCCAAACGGAAAACCTAGAGTTTATACGCAATTAGTTCGAAGCGTAGATTTAACCAATCAGATTAACTACGCTTATGACAGAAAATATCTGTTCGATTTTACCCATACCATTTCGGGAGCAACGAACTTTGGAACCAACAAAAAATATTCTCCATATTGGGGCGTAGGTTTTGGATGGAACATTAACAATGAATTTAAAATGAACGAAAACATTGTTAATATTTTAAAGCTTCGTGGAAATATTGGGCAGACAGGAAACCAAAATCTAGTAGGTTTTGCCTCTTTCGATGTTTACTCTTATAATATTAATACGAATGTTTTTGGCCCAGGATTGGCTGTTTCTCAATTAGCAAACCCGAATTTAGAAGCACAAAGAACTAAAGATTTATCGGTTGGATTAGATTTGGCGATGTTCAGAAATAGATTAACCGCAACATTAGGAGCATACAGACGTAAAACTTCTCCACAAATTGTTGCTATCGATTTAGCGGCTTCTACAGGTGTAAATGCGTATCCGTTAAATGTTGGTTATTTAACTACAGAAGGCGTAGAATGGAAATTGAACTACAACTTTATCTACGATCTTCAAAAGAATTTTATCTGGGGAGTTGGTATAATGGGAGCTTCAGGAGATAATAAATTAGGCGGTTTCAATAATGCATTATCTTCTTTAAACGAGGCAGCTCAAAAAACATCAAGTCTTACCCGTTATTATGACGGTGCAAGCAGCAACGATCTTTGGGCCGTTCCTTCTCTAGGAATTGACCCTGCAACGGGAAGAGAAGTTTTCTTGAAGAAAAATGGACAATCGACTTTCACATTAGATAAAAGTGACGAGGTTGTAATGGGGAATTCAAGAGAAATTGCCACTGGAGTTGTTTCTACAAACGTAACCTACAAAGGTTTTAGTTTCGGATTATTTGTAAGATATAGCTTTGGTGCAGAAAGATTTAACAGTGCTTTATACAACAAAGTTGAAAATATTTCGAAAGACAATATTTTTGATAATCAAGACGCTAGAGCTTTTACAGATCGATGGACAACACCAGGTCAAATAGCACAATTTAAAGCTATTGGTTTAACAAATTCGACTCCAATATCTTCTCGTTTTATTCAAAAAGACGATTATATCGCAGGAGAATCTATTCGTTTAGGATATCGAGTAACCGATAGAGCTTGGCTAAAAAGAGCTGGATTAACAGGTTTAGGATTTAATGCAATTGCAAACGAATTTTTCCAAGTATCTACGATCAAAGCAGAACGAGGTATTGATTATCCTTTTTCAAGAATCTACTCACTTAATTTAAACTTATCATTTTAA
- a CDS encoding YggS family pyridoxal phosphate-dependent enzyme, translating to MKNEIIFNLIKVHQRIEDACRISKRNPNEVQLLLATKTVSPEQIRIAIEAGESLMGENKMQELRDKDAELKHLPVERHFIGHLQTNKIKDVFKYVTCIQSLDRISLADELQKQLQNQNRKLDVFIQVNTSYEESKFGLAPEEVLSFIKKIKTYENLNIKGLMTIGLLDVEKEKMIPSLRLLRTIRDEIYAEKIEGLQDLKLSMGMSQDLELAIAEGSNIVRIGTSIFGNRFLGKEIWNENIAE from the coding sequence ATGAAAAACGAGATTATTTTTAATTTGATAAAAGTTCATCAGCGAATCGAAGATGCGTGTCGAATCTCTAAAAGAAATCCTAATGAAGTTCAGCTTTTATTAGCGACAAAAACTGTTTCGCCAGAACAAATTCGTATTGCAATTGAAGCCGGAGAAAGTTTAATGGGCGAAAATAAAATGCAGGAATTACGAGATAAAGATGCCGAATTGAAACATCTTCCTGTAGAACGACATTTTATTGGGCATCTTCAAACCAACAAAATCAAAGACGTTTTCAAATATGTGACTTGCATTCAATCTTTAGACCGAATAAGTTTGGCTGATGAACTTCAGAAACAGCTTCAAAATCAAAATAGAAAATTAGATGTTTTTATTCAGGTTAATACTTCTTATGAAGAAAGTAAATTCGGTTTGGCGCCAGAGGAAGTTTTGTCTTTCATTAAAAAAATAAAAACGTATGAAAATCTAAATATTAAAGGTTTAATGACAATCGGACTTTTAGATGTTGAGAAAGAAAAGATGATTCCGTCACTTAGACTTTTAAGAACGATTCGAGATGAAATTTATGCCGAAAAAATAGAAGGTTTACAAGATTTAAAACTTTCTATGGGAATGTCTCAAGATTTAGAACTTGCGATCGCTGAAGGCTCTAACATAGTGAGAATTGGCACTTCGATTTTTGGAAATCGTTTTTTAGGAAAAGAAATATGGAATGAAAACATTGCAGAATAA
- a CDS encoding RNA polymerase sigma factor, translating to MSNTVLNQDQILIDRLRDGDESALTELYNKFWQALFMSAYNVIKDKELCEDIIQDIFMNIWHNREKIEIHISLKGYMYACARYQVFNHLRKNKDKIHVELFDDLEKRFLTSTPETQLMHDELVQQLNLIIESLPEKCQAVYKLSREEQLSHKEIAERLNISTKTVENHITKALHTIRSSMGESISMAMILWLTKNIF from the coding sequence TTGTCGAATACTGTCTTAAATCAAGATCAAATTTTAATCGATCGTCTCCGCGACGGCGATGAATCGGCATTGACAGAATTGTATAATAAATTTTGGCAGGCACTCTTTATGTCTGCTTATAATGTTATCAAAGACAAGGAATTATGCGAAGATATTATTCAGGATATTTTTATGAATATCTGGCATAATCGTGAAAAAATTGAAATTCATATTTCGTTAAAAGGTTATATGTATGCCTGCGCTAGATATCAGGTTTTTAATCATTTAAGAAAAAATAAAGACAAAATTCACGTCGAACTTTTTGATGATTTAGAAAAACGCTTTTTAACTTCTACGCCAGAAACACAATTAATGCACGACGAATTGGTGCAACAATTGAATTTAATTATCGAATCTCTTCCAGAAAAATGTCAGGCAGTTTATAAACTAAGCAGAGAAGAACAGCTTAGTCATAAAGAAATTGCCGAACGACTTAACATTTCTACAAAAACAGTCGAAAATCATATTACAAAAGCTTTGCATACCATTCGATCTTCTATGGGAGAAAGTATCAGTATGGCAATGATTTTATGGCTCACAAAAAATATCTTTTAG
- a CDS encoding FecR family protein, with product MKKEDFLVLLNRYLSGDTNLEENNKLLNFYESFQTDENWNDALGSKEEMELKMRTRLQNAIQSEEKEVIRLKPFYATNRFKLVAMAASLLLLISISLIINKTNPLKIETPQVAHKEILIGSDKATLTLEDGSVIALEKGKSYTKGNASSNGEKLIYNSKGSTIANNLLTIPRGGQFFVQLADSTKVWLNSESQLKYPVAFVDGETRQVELVYGEAYFEVSPSTKHKGSRFKVKTENQNVEVIGTQFNIKAYRDESTIYTTLVEGVVAVSNASKRKTLVPNEQSRISEYNGNITVSEVDVYNEISWRKGLFVFKGMPLKEIAKVLSRWYDVDIVFADPALGNVKFNGVLNKNQKLEDILTTIKNINFINAYEKKDDKIIIK from the coding sequence ATGAAAAAAGAGGATTTTTTAGTTTTACTAAATAGATATCTTTCCGGTGATACCAATCTCGAGGAGAATAATAAACTATTGAATTTTTACGAAAGTTTTCAAACAGATGAAAACTGGAATGATGCGCTTGGTTCTAAAGAAGAAATGGAACTCAAAATGAGAACGCGTCTTCAAAATGCGATTCAATCTGAGGAAAAAGAAGTTATTCGCCTGAAACCGTTTTATGCCACAAACAGATTTAAACTGGTTGCGATGGCGGCATCTTTATTATTGTTGATTTCGATTTCATTAATAATCAATAAAACAAATCCGCTTAAAATTGAAACTCCGCAGGTTGCACACAAAGAAATTCTAATTGGAAGTGACAAAGCAACTTTGACTTTAGAAGACGGATCTGTTATCGCTTTAGAAAAAGGAAAATCGTATACAAAAGGAAATGCTTCGAGTAACGGAGAAAAGTTGATTTATAATTCAAAAGGTTCAACTATTGCCAATAATCTTTTAACAATTCCGAGAGGAGGACAATTTTTTGTTCAATTGGCAGATAGCACTAAAGTTTGGCTGAATTCGGAATCGCAATTAAAATACCCGGTCGCTTTTGTAGATGGAGAAACCAGACAAGTAGAATTGGTTTACGGAGAAGCTTATTTTGAAGTTTCGCCAAGCACGAAACATAAAGGTTCAAGATTTAAAGTTAAAACCGAAAATCAAAATGTTGAAGTTATTGGAACTCAATTTAACATTAAAGCGTATCGAGACGAATCGACTATTTACACCACTTTGGTCGAAGGTGTAGTTGCAGTAAGTAATGCAAGTAAAAGAAAAACTTTGGTTCCGAATGAACAATCGAGAATTTCAGAATACAACGGAAATATTACCGTTTCTGAAGTTGATGTTTACAACGAAATTTCTTGGAGAAAAGGCTTATTTGTATTTAAAGGAATGCCTCTCAAAGAAATTGCAAAAGTACTGTCAAGATGGTATGATGTAGATATTGTGTTTGCAGATCCGGCTCTTGGGAATGTTAAGTTTAATGGAGTTTTAAACAAAAATCAAAAATTAGAAGACATATTAACGACAATCAAGAATATTAATTTTATTAATGCCTATGAGAAAAAAGATGATAAGATTATTATCAAATAA